Proteins from one Pirellulales bacterium genomic window:
- a CDS encoding glycoside hydrolase, with amino-acid sequence MQRIPGSALIALGLLVVTVRAAELPHTIDISAETDRQVVIAAGTPEIYQGHPTALLMPDGRTMYAVWSIGHGGHAGPMAKSNDGGLTWTRLDATLPAGFQQHENCPSIYRLVDPAGRERLWVFSARPDMPRIVSEDGGLNWREAEPLGEAFRCVMTFSSIVRLENGDYLGLYHRGPGGRDRSPLVVLQSTTSDGGVTWSAPRVVAEVAGKDPCEPFVFRSPDGQELCCLMRENKRAGNSLVMFSEDEGHTWSEPRETIDGLTGDRHAGLLTRDGRLVIAFRDQARASDTHGHFVAWVGTYDDIRQDRPGTFRVKLLHSHKGWDCGYPAVMQLPDETIVALTYIKYRPGQDKHSVVSTRFRLDELERRPPAQR; translated from the coding sequence ATGCAACGCATCCCTGGCTCCGCTCTGATCGCGCTTGGATTGTTGGTCGTTACCGTGCGCGCTGCCGAATTGCCGCACACGATCGACATCTCGGCCGAAACCGATCGACAGGTCGTGATCGCCGCCGGAACGCCGGAGATTTACCAGGGACATCCGACGGCACTGCTGATGCCCGACGGCCGCACCATGTATGCCGTTTGGAGCATCGGTCACGGCGGACACGCCGGACCGATGGCCAAGAGCAACGACGGCGGACTGACCTGGACGCGACTCGATGCAACTCTGCCTGCCGGTTTCCAACAGCACGAAAACTGCCCGAGCATCTATCGGCTCGTCGATCCGGCGGGACGCGAGCGGCTGTGGGTCTTTTCGGCGCGGCCGGACATGCCGCGGATCGTCAGCGAAGACGGCGGCCTCAACTGGCGCGAAGCTGAGCCGTTGGGCGAGGCGTTTCGCTGCGTGATGACGTTCAGCAGCATCGTGCGACTCGAAAACGGCGACTATCTCGGCCTGTATCATCGCGGCCCGGGAGGACGCGATCGCTCGCCGCTCGTCGTCCTGCAAAGTACGACCTCTGACGGCGGTGTCACCTGGTCCGCTCCGCGAGTCGTGGCCGAAGTTGCCGGTAAGGATCCTTGCGAGCCGTTCGTGTTTCGCTCGCCCGACGGCCAGGAGCTGTGCTGCTTGATGCGCGAGAACAAGCGTGCGGGCAACAGCCTGGTGATGTTCAGCGAAGACGAGGGCCACACCTGGAGCGAGCCACGCGAGACGATCGACGGACTGACCGGCGACCGCCACGCAGGCCTACTCACCCGCGACGGCCGGCTCGTGATCGCGTTTCGCGACCAGGCCCGTGCGAGCGACACGCATGGACATTTCGTCGCTTGGGTCGGCACCTACGACGACATTCGCCAAGACCGCCCGGGCACGTTTCGCGTGAAGCTCTTGCATTCTCACAAGGGCTGGGACTGCGGCTATCCGGCCGTGATGCAATTGCCCGACGAGACGATCGTCGCGCTGACCTACATCAAGTATCGACCGGGCCAGGACAAGCACTCGGTGGTCAGTACGCGATTCCGGCTCGACGAGCTGGAGCGGCGGCCGCCTGCGCAGCGGTGA
- a CDS encoding phosphotransferase family protein, with amino-acid sequence MTTEFLDRTRPIRAGEELDTARLEAYLRARLELPSAPLTLEQFPAGHSNLTYCVRFGDEEFVLRRPPFGSKVKTAHDMGREYRVLSKLYAAYPPAPQPLVNCEDLDVIGAPFYVMRRIRGIILRRDPPRGLEISPEVARRMGEGFLDNLADLHALNYEAIGLADLGKPAGYVQRQVEGWIKRYGGSQTDDIPEVDFVSQWLAGHMPPERGSALIHNDYKYDNVVLDANDLSKVIGVLDWEMSTLGDPLMDLGTTVSYWIDPDDPDELQLIRWGPTTLPGSLTRRDLVDRYAARTGLAVDDMVFYLAFGFFKTAVIAQQIYYRYKHGLTQDERFAFFIEATKILVRAAQRAIETGRI; translated from the coding sequence ATGACGACCGAATTTCTCGACCGCACCCGGCCGATTCGCGCCGGCGAAGAACTCGACACGGCCCGGCTCGAGGCATATCTCCGCGCGCGGCTCGAGCTGCCCAGCGCGCCGCTGACGCTCGAGCAATTTCCGGCCGGACACTCGAACCTGACCTATTGCGTGCGTTTCGGCGACGAGGAGTTCGTGCTCCGCCGGCCGCCGTTCGGCAGCAAGGTGAAGACCGCGCACGACATGGGCCGCGAATACCGCGTGCTGTCGAAACTCTACGCCGCTTATCCGCCGGCCCCCCAGCCGCTGGTGAACTGCGAAGATCTGGACGTGATCGGCGCGCCGTTCTACGTCATGCGCCGGATCCGCGGCATTATTCTGCGCCGCGATCCGCCGCGCGGGCTCGAGATTTCGCCCGAGGTGGCGCGCCGGATGGGCGAAGGCTTTCTCGACAACCTGGCCGATCTGCATGCCTTGAACTACGAGGCGATCGGGCTGGCCGACCTGGGCAAGCCGGCCGGGTATGTCCAGCGCCAAGTCGAAGGCTGGATCAAACGCTACGGCGGCTCGCAGACCGACGACATTCCCGAGGTCGATTTTGTCTCCCAATGGCTCGCCGGGCACATGCCGCCCGAGCGGGGCAGCGCGCTCATCCACAACGACTACAAATACGACAACGTCGTGCTCGACGCCAACGACCTGTCGAAGGTGATCGGCGTGCTCGACTGGGAAATGTCGACCCTGGGCGACCCCTTGATGGACCTGGGCACGACGGTCAGTTACTGGATCGATCCGGATGACCCGGACGAGCTGCAACTGATCCGCTGGGGCCCGACGACGCTGCCCGGCTCGCTGACGCGCCGCGACCTGGTCGACCGCTATGCGGCCCGGACCGGCCTGGCAGTCGACGACATGGTCTTCTACCTGGCCTTCGGCTTTTTCAAGACGGCCGTGATCGCCCAGCAGATCTACTACCGCTACAAGCACGGCCTGACGCAGGACGAACGCTTCGCGTTTTTTATCGAGGCGACGAAGATCCTCGTCCGCGCGGCACAACGGGCCATCGAAACCGGGCGGATTTGA
- a CDS encoding acyl-CoA dehydrogenase family protein, producing the protein MDFAVPAATQALLERFRTLVEQEVMPLENVVRDKGFKASLPQLQAVRNKVKEAGLWLPQIAKAHGGLGLSLLEHGMVSEVLGRSPLGHYSFNCQAPDAGNMEILIEFGSAEQKRTWLEPLLAGQCRSCFSMTEPNAPGSNPTWLTTTAVRDGNDYVINGRKWFTSSADGAKFAIVMAVTNPDAPPHERASQIIVPLDNPGFKFIRNIPIMGHAGEDWESHAEVVYENCRVPQANLLGGEGAGFMIAQQRLGPGRIHHCMRWIGICERSFDLMCRRAAQRELSPGKPLGTKQTIQNWIAESRAEINAARLMVLQAAWKIDHSGVYEAREEISCIKFYVAGVLMNVVDRAIQVHGALGITDDTPLASFLRNERGARIYDGADEVHKSVVAKRVLKHYGLQVSG; encoded by the coding sequence ATGGATTTTGCCGTGCCCGCCGCGACGCAGGCCCTGCTCGAACGCTTTCGCACCCTGGTGGAACAGGAGGTGATGCCGCTGGAGAACGTGGTCCGGGACAAAGGATTCAAGGCTTCGCTCCCACAGTTGCAGGCCGTGCGCAACAAGGTCAAAGAAGCGGGCCTGTGGCTGCCGCAGATCGCCAAAGCGCACGGCGGGCTGGGCCTGTCGCTGTTGGAACACGGCATGGTCAGCGAGGTGCTCGGCCGCAGCCCGTTGGGCCACTACTCGTTCAATTGCCAGGCGCCCGACGCCGGCAACATGGAGATCCTGATCGAGTTCGGCAGCGCCGAGCAGAAGCGGACCTGGCTCGAACCGCTGCTGGCCGGGCAGTGCCGGAGCTGCTTCTCGATGACGGAGCCGAACGCGCCCGGCTCGAACCCCACCTGGCTGACGACGACGGCCGTGCGCGACGGCAACGATTACGTGATCAACGGCCGCAAGTGGTTCACCTCGTCGGCCGACGGCGCGAAGTTCGCCATCGTCATGGCGGTCACCAATCCCGACGCCCCGCCGCACGAACGGGCCAGCCAGATCATCGTGCCGCTCGACAACCCCGGTTTCAAATTCATCCGCAATATACCGATCATGGGCCACGCGGGCGAAGACTGGGAAAGTCACGCCGAGGTGGTCTACGAGAATTGCCGCGTGCCTCAGGCCAACCTGCTGGGCGGCGAAGGGGCCGGCTTCATGATCGCCCAGCAGCGGCTGGGCCCGGGCCGGATTCACCACTGCATGCGCTGGATCGGCATTTGCGAGCGATCGTTCGACCTGATGTGCCGGCGCGCGGCGCAACGCGAGCTTTCGCCCGGCAAGCCGCTGGGCACCAAACAGACGATCCAGAACTGGATCGCCGAGAGCCGCGCCGAAATCAACGCGGCCCGGCTGATGGTCCTGCAGGCCGCGTGGAAGATCGACCACTCTGGCGTCTACGAGGCCCGGGAAGAGATTTCCTGCATCAAGTTCTACGTGGCCGGCGTGTTGATGAACGTGGTCGACCGGGCCATTCAGGTCCACGGCGCGTTGGGCATCACCGACGACACCCCGCTCGCGTCGTTTTTGCGCAACGAGCGCGGGGCGCGAATCTATGACGGCGCCGATGAAGTGCACAAGTCGGTCGTCGCCAAACGCGTGTTGAAGCACTACGGGCTGCAAGTTTCGGGCTGA
- a CDS encoding histidine phosphatase family protein — protein MSTLYVVRHGQASFLADDYDQLSELGRSQSRLLGEFWCARGLTLDRIATGPRRRQIDTAELVAEQLRKSGRPVPEVEVLPDFDEYHAEAVLKVALPELIEKSAEVRKLQAEFLAATGRDEQLRTFQRMYEVVILGWAAGDFELTDVEPWPDFCDRVCRGLKQLATAASRGSRVAVFTSGGPVGVAMQHALTLSHEHTLRLAWMVRNASYSEFIFSGPRFTLSSFNTHPHLVGPELLTYR, from the coding sequence ATGAGCACGCTCTACGTTGTCCGCCACGGTCAGGCCTCGTTTCTCGCCGACGATTACGACCAGCTCTCCGAATTGGGCCGCTCGCAGTCGCGGTTGTTGGGCGAATTCTGGTGTGCTCGTGGGCTCACCCTGGACCGCATCGCCACCGGTCCGCGCCGCCGGCAAATCGACACGGCCGAACTCGTGGCCGAACAACTGCGCAAATCCGGCCGCCCGGTGCCGGAAGTCGAGGTTTTGCCCGATTTCGACGAGTACCACGCCGAGGCGGTGCTCAAGGTGGCGCTGCCCGAGTTGATTGAGAAGTCGGCCGAGGTGCGTAAACTGCAGGCGGAGTTTCTGGCCGCGACCGGCCGCGACGAGCAGTTGCGGACCTTTCAGCGGATGTACGAAGTGGTGATCCTCGGCTGGGCGGCGGGCGACTTCGAGTTGACCGACGTCGAACCGTGGCCCGACTTCTGCGACCGCGTGTGCCGCGGCTTGAAGCAACTGGCCACCGCAGCATCGCGGGGCAGCCGCGTGGCCGTGTTTACCTCGGGAGGGCCGGTCGGCGTGGCCATGCAACATGCCCTGACGCTGTCGCATGAACACACGCTGCGCCTGGCCTGGATGGTGCGCAATGCCAGCTACTCGGAGTTCATTTTCTCGGGTCCGCGGTTCACGCTCAGCTCATTCAACACCCACCCACACCTGGTCGGGCCTGAACTGCTGACCTACCGCTGA
- a CDS encoding glucose 1-dehydrogenase — translation MSTDYRKMFDLTGKVAIVTGASKGIGEGIARGLAQFGAKVVVSSRKQEAVDEVAASLKAEGHDAFGVACHVGDLAQLDKLVSDTLAHYGGVDILVNNAAANPVFGPVIHTDVSAYNKIMDVNVRGPFELAKKVFESMSSRGGGSIINISSIGGLRPEPGLGIYSVSKTALLGLTKVLATEWGPAKIRVNAVCPGLVKTKFSQALWASDEILKHFLETVPLGYVAQPDEIVPLCAFLASPASAYCTGGVFVIDGGHTI, via the coding sequence ATGAGCACCGACTACCGCAAGATGTTCGACCTGACCGGCAAGGTGGCCATTGTCACCGGCGCCAGCAAGGGGATCGGCGAGGGCATCGCCCGGGGCCTGGCTCAGTTCGGCGCCAAGGTCGTGGTCAGCAGCCGTAAGCAAGAGGCCGTCGACGAAGTGGCCGCGAGTCTCAAGGCCGAGGGGCACGATGCCTTCGGCGTCGCCTGCCACGTGGGCGACCTGGCGCAGCTCGACAAACTCGTCAGCGATACGCTCGCGCATTACGGCGGCGTCGACATCCTGGTCAACAACGCCGCGGCGAATCCGGTCTTTGGCCCCGTGATCCACACCGACGTTTCGGCCTACAACAAGATCATGGATGTGAACGTGCGCGGACCCTTCGAGCTGGCCAAGAAGGTGTTCGAAAGCATGTCGTCGCGCGGCGGCGGGTCGATCATCAATATCTCCAGCATCGGCGGCCTGCGCCCCGAGCCGGGGCTGGGCATCTACAGCGTCAGCAAGACGGCGCTGCTCGGGCTGACCAAGGTACTGGCCACCGAATGGGGGCCGGCCAAGATCCGCGTCAACGCCGTTTGTCCGGGCCTCGTCAAAACCAAGTTCAGCCAAGCCCTGTGGGCCAGCGACGAGATCCTCAAGCATTTTCTCGAGACGGTGCCGCTGGGCTACGTGGCGCAGCCGGACGAGATTGTTCCGTTGTGTGCGTTCCTGGCGTCGCCGGCCTCGGCCTATTGCACCGGCGGCGTGTTCGTGATCGACGGCGGCCACACCATCTAA
- a CDS encoding GNAT family N-acetyltransferase, producing the protein MNAPDSAGTLAAPPAVRINRDRYQAARLAMARAFMTYPLMRYAAPDESRRLLANQCLYGSMLSDALKHGEVYSTADVRGACCWLPPQQAHITVLRQVLAGMLALPLRYGLRGFNRLVDYDNVAREMHHQHAAGPHWYVAAIGVAPEFQGQGLCRRFFQPVLDRADAAGQACYLDTHDDKNVAIYQRCGFEVVDQRTPKGHPVPVWAMLRRPR; encoded by the coding sequence TTGAACGCTCCAGATTCTGCCGGCACGCTGGCCGCGCCGCCTGCGGTGCGGATCAATCGCGATCGCTACCAGGCCGCGCGCCTGGCCATGGCGCGGGCCTTCATGACTTACCCCCTAATGCGTTACGCCGCGCCGGACGAATCCCGGCGGCTGTTAGCGAACCAGTGCCTGTATGGGTCGATGCTCAGCGACGCCCTGAAGCACGGCGAGGTCTACTCGACCGCAGACGTGCGTGGCGCCTGCTGCTGGCTGCCGCCCCAGCAGGCCCACATCACCGTGCTACGGCAGGTGCTGGCCGGCATGCTCGCTTTGCCGTTGAGGTATGGGCTGCGCGGGTTCAACCGGCTGGTCGACTACGACAACGTGGCCAGGGAAATGCACCACCAGCACGCCGCAGGGCCGCACTGGTATGTCGCCGCGATCGGCGTCGCGCCTGAGTTCCAGGGGCAAGGGCTCTGCCGGCGGTTTTTTCAGCCGGTCCTCGATCGGGCCGACGCGGCCGGCCAGGCTTGCTACCTCGATACGCACGACGACAAGAACGTCGCGATTTACCAGCGCTGCGGTTTCGAAGTCGTCGATCAGCGGACACCCAAGGGCCACCCGGTGCCGGTTTGGGCCATGCTCCGCCGGCCGCGCTAG
- a CDS encoding sulfatase-like hydrolase/transferase: MRFAILFFAGAALTCSAATSRADVERPNVLWITAEDHGPHLGCYGDAYATTPRLDALARRGMIYDRVWSVVPVCAPARTAIITGLYPSATGAEHMRSLVTLPHGMRLFPELLRAAGYYCTNNSKEDYNVAQPNRVWDESSPRAHWRKRAAGQPFFAVFNFTQSHESQIRRRPHRAVHDPAQVRVPAYHPDLPEVRQDWAQYYDQLTEVDTAAGRVLDELAADGLDDDTIVCYFADHGPGMPRSKRSPCNSGLQVPLIVAVPDKWRQLAPADYQPGGRSSRLVSFVDLAPTVLSLAGIEPPATGHGRAFAGKFVQPGGDCLHGLRGRMDERYDCVRSATDGRFVYVRNFRPELPAGQHVEYMFATGTTRVWKQAFDEGGLTPEQAQFWQPRPAEELYDLADDPDEVHNLAGLPEHAATLVRLRAAVRQQAIDVCDVGLLPEAEMRRSAGNDAPWTMGHDPGRYDAELTFEIADLASRGGTDDLARLTELLTSDAAAMRYWAARGLGRLGPGAVRNAAAQLGKLLQDESSSVVCAAAEALAIQGTAADREPSIAALARLLTQQADETYAVMEVLNAWERIAVTATEWPRREELLATLPAHKPNWEARGRDGVDKLLRNLGLPIATKGD, encoded by the coding sequence ATGCGATTCGCGATTCTCTTCTTCGCCGGCGCCGCGCTCACCTGCTCCGCGGCCACGAGCCGCGCCGACGTCGAGCGTCCGAACGTGCTGTGGATCACGGCCGAGGACCACGGACCGCACCTCGGCTGCTACGGCGACGCTTACGCGACGACACCGCGCCTCGATGCACTTGCCCGGCGCGGGATGATCTACGACCGCGTCTGGTCGGTCGTGCCCGTCTGCGCCCCGGCCCGCACGGCCATCATCACGGGCCTGTACCCTTCGGCCACCGGCGCGGAACACATGCGCAGCCTGGTCACGTTGCCGCACGGCATGCGGCTGTTTCCCGAATTGCTGCGCGCAGCGGGCTACTACTGCACCAACAACAGCAAGGAAGATTACAACGTCGCGCAGCCGAATCGCGTCTGGGACGAATCGTCCCCGCGCGCCCATTGGCGCAAGCGCGCCGCCGGTCAACCGTTCTTTGCGGTGTTCAACTTCACACAATCGCACGAAAGCCAGATCCGCCGGCGGCCGCATCGCGCCGTACACGACCCGGCGCAGGTGCGCGTGCCGGCCTATCATCCCGACCTGCCCGAGGTGCGTCAGGATTGGGCCCAGTACTACGACCAATTGACCGAGGTCGACACGGCCGCCGGGCGCGTGCTCGACGAGCTGGCCGCCGACGGCCTCGACGACGACACCATCGTCTGCTACTTCGCCGATCACGGGCCCGGCATGCCGCGTTCGAAGCGTTCGCCCTGCAACTCCGGTCTGCAAGTGCCGCTGATCGTTGCCGTGCCCGACAAGTGGCGGCAACTTGCGCCGGCCGACTATCAGCCCGGGGGTCGTTCGTCGCGGCTGGTCAGTTTCGTCGACTTGGCCCCGACCGTGTTGTCCTTGGCCGGCATCGAACCGCCGGCGACGGGGCATGGCCGGGCCTTCGCCGGCAAGTTTGTCCAACCGGGCGGCGATTGCCTCCATGGTCTGCGCGGCCGCATGGACGAGCGGTACGATTGCGTGCGCTCGGCCACCGACGGTCGATTCGTCTACGTGCGCAACTTCCGGCCCGAACTGCCTGCCGGCCAGCACGTCGAATACATGTTTGCCACTGGGACCACGCGCGTCTGGAAGCAAGCCTTCGACGAGGGAGGCCTGACGCCCGAACAAGCGCAGTTCTGGCAGCCACGCCCGGCCGAAGAACTGTACGACCTCGCGGACGATCCCGACGAAGTGCACAACCTGGCCGGGCTGCCGGAACATGCCGCGACGCTGGTTCGGCTGCGGGCCGCGGTTCGGCAACAGGCGATCGACGTGTGCGACGTGGGCCTGTTGCCCGAGGCGGAAATGCGGCGATCGGCAGGTAACGACGCGCCTTGGACGATGGGGCACGACCCGGGGCGCTACGACGCGGAGCTGACCTTCGAAATCGCCGATCTGGCCAGCCGCGGCGGCACCGACGACCTGGCCCGGCTGACCGAACTGCTGACCAGCGATGCCGCCGCCATGCGCTATTGGGCAGCGCGCGGCCTCGGGCGGCTTGGCCCCGGCGCCGTGCGCAACGCCGCGGCTCAGCTCGGCAAGCTGCTGCAAGATGAATCCTCCAGCGTCGTGTGCGCCGCGGCCGAAGCCCTGGCCATCCAGGGCACCGCGGCCGATCGCGAACCTAGCATCGCGGCGCTGGCACGACTGCTGACGCAACAGGCCGACGAAACCTATGCCGTGATGGAAGTATTGAACGCCTGGGAGCGAATCGCCGTGACTGCGACCGAGTGGCCACGCCGCGAGGAGCTACTCGCCACGCTGCCCGCGCACAAACCCAACTGGGAGGCCCGCGGGCGCGACGGCGTGGACAAGCTGTTGCGCAACCTCGGCCTGCCGATCGCGACCAAAGGGGATTAA
- a CDS encoding beta-propeller fold lactonase family protein, with protein MRSSTVGWGLLLTVLLLQIGPAWVGPVWAEEPAVTLPGPTEQGFRLPNGWTITPVGEHVPLSDMALNVYPCKDDRRALVTTNGYNVHELSLVDLDAKKVVTKAQAHQSWFGLAVTSGEDRIWWSGGGLKSILAFQFDGREFVKSERPDLDLPPVAEAGGDEPTYEDRFKSGMVLSADGRTLYALDIEAGTITAVDVEKNQARLTAPLGGRPYDVVCSRNGATLFVSDWAGARVLAVRPSDLTVIDRIAVGEHPNQIVVHPEDDRLFVACASSNNVAVIDARRGVVTETIATALFPRSPEGSTPDALALSPDGRTLYVANADNNCVAVVNVAQRDRSNVRGFIPTGWYPTALAVTPDGGRLLVGVGRGNATRPNPFFDDEQAQQNANQQERRRLRFPYIGTTMAGALSIVPVPDDEQLALYTQQVYQNCPYADELLTAAPQPNDSIIPGKVGDPCPIKHVIYIIKENRTYDQVLGDLERGNGDAALTMFPAQVTPNHHQLANEYVQLDNLYCDGQVSRDGHPWSTQAYNTDYISRDWTLTYSGREGIDDDDEANLATPPSGHIWDACARAGLRYRSYGEYGRRVSEPDGTQKMDAAVPGLKGHVCPDYGVRPDGGRRRDPENVDVFLREFQEAEARGELPHLMIMSLGEDHTEGTRPGAPTPEACVASNDLALGKLVEAVSRSKSWPEIAIFVIEDDAQNGPDHVDARRTVGLVISPWVRRGELVSTQYTTCSMLRTIELILGLPPLSQFDAAATPMFACFGKQLDTAPYTLAPAQIDLDARNQPTAYGADRSANMDFSEYDRIDDFELNEILWYAVKGPQAPQPAPVRRAIAYRNRPAQQPAVSGGE; from the coding sequence ATGCGCTCGTCGACCGTTGGCTGGGGGCTGTTGCTCACCGTGCTTTTGCTGCAGATCGGCCCGGCCTGGGTCGGACCGGTCTGGGCCGAGGAACCGGCGGTCACGCTGCCCGGTCCCACGGAGCAGGGTTTTCGTTTGCCCAACGGCTGGACCATCACTCCAGTCGGCGAGCACGTGCCGCTGTCGGACATGGCCCTGAACGTCTATCCCTGCAAAGACGACCGCCGGGCCCTGGTGACCACCAACGGCTACAACGTCCACGAGTTGTCGCTCGTGGACCTCGATGCGAAAAAGGTCGTCACCAAGGCGCAGGCACATCAAAGCTGGTTTGGGCTGGCCGTGACGTCCGGCGAGGATCGCATTTGGTGGTCAGGCGGAGGCCTGAAGTCGATCTTGGCCTTTCAGTTCGACGGCCGGGAGTTCGTCAAGTCCGAGCGGCCCGATCTCGATCTACCCCCGGTCGCAGAAGCCGGCGGCGATGAGCCGACCTATGAAGACCGCTTCAAGAGCGGCATGGTGCTCTCGGCCGACGGGCGCACGCTCTATGCGCTCGATATCGAGGCCGGCACGATCACGGCCGTCGACGTCGAGAAGAATCAGGCGCGTTTGACCGCTCCGCTCGGCGGTCGCCCCTACGACGTGGTCTGCTCGCGCAACGGCGCGACGTTGTTCGTCAGCGACTGGGCCGGGGCGCGCGTGCTCGCCGTGCGGCCGTCCGACCTGACGGTCATCGACCGGATCGCGGTGGGCGAGCATCCCAATCAGATCGTCGTGCACCCGGAAGACGATCGCTTGTTCGTGGCTTGTGCCTCGAGCAACAACGTGGCCGTCATCGACGCGCGCCGCGGCGTGGTGACCGAGACGATCGCCACGGCGCTGTTTCCGCGATCGCCCGAAGGCAGCACGCCCGACGCGCTGGCGCTGTCGCCCGACGGGCGGACGCTGTACGTCGCCAACGCCGATAACAACTGTGTGGCCGTGGTGAACGTGGCCCAGCGCGATCGCAGCAACGTGCGGGGATTCATCCCGACGGGCTGGTACCCAACGGCGCTGGCCGTCACGCCCGACGGCGGTCGGCTGCTGGTCGGCGTCGGCCGCGGCAACGCGACGCGGCCGAACCCATTTTTCGACGACGAACAGGCCCAGCAGAACGCCAACCAGCAGGAACGCCGCCGGCTGCGGTTCCCTTACATCGGCACCACGATGGCCGGCGCGCTGAGCATCGTGCCGGTGCCCGACGACGAACAACTGGCCCTGTACACGCAACAGGTCTATCAGAACTGCCCCTATGCCGACGAGCTGCTCACCGCCGCGCCGCAGCCGAATGACTCGATCATTCCGGGCAAGGTCGGCGACCCCTGCCCGATCAAGCACGTGATTTACATCATCAAGGAGAATCGCACGTACGACCAGGTGCTCGGCGATCTCGAGCGCGGCAACGGCGACGCCGCGCTGACGATGTTTCCCGCGCAGGTCACGCCCAACCATCACCAGCTGGCCAACGAGTATGTGCAGCTCGACAACCTGTATTGCGACGGCCAGGTCTCGCGCGACGGGCACCCCTGGTCGACGCAGGCCTATAACACCGATTACATCAGCCGCGACTGGACGTTGACCTATTCGGGCCGCGAAGGCATCGACGACGACGACGAGGCCAACCTGGCGACGCCTCCCTCGGGACACATCTGGGATGCATGCGCGCGGGCCGGGCTACGCTATCGCAGCTATGGAGAATACGGCCGCCGCGTCAGCGAGCCCGACGGCACGCAGAAAATGGACGCGGCCGTACCGGGCCTCAAGGGACACGTCTGTCCCGACTACGGCGTGCGCCCCGACGGCGGGCGGCGCCGCGATCCGGAAAACGTCGACGTCTTCTTGCGCGAGTTCCAAGAGGCGGAAGCGCGGGGCGAGCTACCCCATTTGATGATCATGAGCCTGGGCGAAGATCACACCGAAGGCACGCGCCCCGGCGCCCCGACGCCCGAGGCGTGCGTGGCCAGCAACGACCTGGCTCTGGGCAAGCTGGTCGAAGCGGTCAGCCGAAGCAAGTCGTGGCCCGAAATCGCCATCTTCGTCATCGAAGACGACGCCCAGAACGGACCCGATCACGTCGATGCGCGCCGCACGGTGGGCCTGGTGATCAGCCCCTGGGTGCGTCGTGGCGAACTCGTCAGCACGCAATACACCACCTGCAGCATGCTGCGGACGATCGAGTTGATCTTGGGCCTGCCGCCGCTGAGCCAATTCGACGCGGCAGCGACGCCCATGTTCGCCTGCTTCGGCAAACAGCTCGACACGGCGCCCTACACGCTCGCGCCGGCGCAGATCGACCTCGACGCCCGCAATCAGCCGACCGCGTATGGCGCGGACCGTTCGGCGAACATGGACTTCAGCGAGTACGACCGGATCGACGATTTCGAGCTGAACGAAATCTTGTGGTACGCGGTCAAGGGGCCCCAAGCGCCGCAGCCGGCCCCGGTTCGCCGGGCCATTGCCTACCGCAACCGACCCGCGCAGCAGCCGGCCGTTTCCGGCGGCGAATGA